Proteins encoded together in one Hymenobacter monticola window:
- a CDS encoding tetratricopeptide repeat protein, translated as MNHSDTDYLPRVQLLLSQQRHALAAQELRRQLTHDPHDFVAHALLAVCLLEQEQLAEAKAEAELAIHLAPEYDFAFYALALIEHRQHHPKEALAAINEALALDPNDADYYHLLGQLRLQSGQWQAALQAAQTGLGVDAEHAGLHGLQARALARQGRTHEADSAARSALSYAASSSHTQAQAGWVALETNRPKEALEHFREALRLDPESDFAREGLVEALKARYWVYRSFMRFVYWSGTLSDGVRRGMFLGAYVVVRFVPVLLPLYLAFVFMSWFSDVLFESLLRVSAYGRLALSERQTRHSNQFLGLLAVALGGLGLRLAVPGLSGASTLSMVALGLLFPLAGTWRLPEHTVAWQRSRWAGFGLAAVGLLAVMLEVLGLEGGYLAFGAFLIGTLIYTWVFALR; from the coding sequence GTGAATCATTCCGACACTGACTACCTGCCCCGCGTGCAGCTGCTCTTGAGCCAACAGCGCCACGCCCTGGCCGCCCAGGAGCTGCGCCGCCAGCTCACGCACGACCCGCACGATTTTGTGGCCCACGCCCTGCTGGCTGTGTGCCTGCTGGAGCAGGAGCAGCTGGCCGAAGCCAAAGCGGAAGCAGAACTGGCCATTCATCTGGCACCGGAGTACGACTTTGCGTTCTACGCGCTGGCCCTGATTGAGCACCGCCAGCACCACCCCAAGGAAGCCCTGGCCGCCATCAACGAAGCCCTGGCCCTCGACCCCAACGACGCCGACTACTACCACCTGTTGGGCCAACTGCGCCTGCAAAGCGGACAGTGGCAGGCCGCTCTGCAAGCCGCCCAAACCGGCCTCGGCGTCGATGCCGAGCACGCCGGGCTGCACGGCCTGCAGGCCCGCGCCCTGGCCCGCCAGGGCCGCACCCACGAAGCCGACTCGGCCGCCCGCTCGGCCCTGAGCTACGCGGCCAGCAGCAGCCACACCCAGGCGCAGGCCGGCTGGGTGGCCCTCGAAACTAACCGCCCTAAAGAAGCCCTGGAGCACTTCCGCGAAGCCCTGCGCCTCGACCCCGAATCGGACTTTGCCCGCGAGGGCCTGGTGGAAGCGCTGAAGGCGCGGTATTGGGTGTACCGGTCGTTTATGCGGTTCGTGTACTGGTCGGGCACGCTCAGCGACGGGGTGCGGCGCGGCATGTTTCTGGGGGCCTACGTGGTGGTGCGCTTCGTGCCGGTGCTGCTGCCGCTATACCTGGCCTTTGTGTTTATGAGCTGGTTTTCCGACGTGCTGTTCGAAAGCCTGCTGCGTGTCAGCGCCTACGGCCGCCTGGCCCTGAGCGAACGGCAGACGCGGCACTCCAACCAGTTTCTGGGGCTGCTGGCGGTGGCGCTGGGCGGGCTGGGGCTGCGGCTGGCCGTGCCCGGTCTGTCGGGTGCCAGCACGCTGAGCATGGTCGCACTCGGGCTGCTTTTCCCATTAGCGGGCACCTGGCGACTGCCAGAGCATACCGTGGCCTGGCAACGCTCACGCTGGGCGGGCTTTGGGCTGGCCGCCGTAGGGCTGCTGGCCGTGATGCTAGAGGTGCTGGGCCTCGAAGGCGGCTACCTGGCCTTCGGCGCCTTCCTCATCGGCACGCTGATTTACACCTGGGTTTTCGCCCTGCGGTAA
- a CDS encoding tetratricopeptide repeat protein has protein sequence MLPTSPSPPSLASIWQLLELRRPALAEAAARQRLAADPTDSEALLALTEAQLQQGQLAEAADTATAAIRAEANAPEAHFALAQALGRLGHLPRAEAAVREALRLSPRRPRYHAFRAQLFYLQRSYYAAIDCAEEGLALAPEHADCLLWRALAQESLYQPAAANDSFDRLLRVAPESALVHARLGRVLLHRYQPVAADHHLTEALRQSPGLAAELVPLLRRARRRQLWPDWFLRSEKRGAERRARGLDPGLGVLLNRIWATGAVARAWWHTRHDPLFALTPAQRWRRWQFLWTSLIIVVPVLILVGDYFKLFNASKPLTIFQMLGLLAVGGLFQLVIHLLGKKANSQL, from the coding sequence ATGCTTCCCACTTCACCCAGTCCGCCGTCGCTGGCCAGCATCTGGCAATTGCTGGAGCTGCGCCGGCCAGCGTTGGCCGAAGCCGCGGCCCGGCAGCGGCTGGCGGCCGACCCCACCGACAGTGAGGCCCTGCTGGCGCTCACCGAAGCCCAGCTGCAGCAAGGCCAGCTAGCTGAAGCGGCCGACACGGCTACGGCCGCCATCCGGGCCGAGGCCAATGCGCCCGAGGCGCACTTTGCGCTGGCCCAGGCGCTGGGCCGCCTGGGCCACCTGCCCCGTGCCGAAGCCGCTGTGCGTGAGGCCTTACGCTTGAGCCCCCGGCGGCCCCGCTACCATGCGTTCAGAGCACAGCTTTTCTACCTGCAGCGCAGCTACTACGCGGCCATTGACTGCGCCGAAGAGGGCCTGGCGCTGGCCCCCGAGCACGCCGACTGCCTGCTGTGGCGCGCCCTCGCGCAAGAAAGCCTCTACCAGCCCGCGGCAGCCAACGACAGCTTCGACCGCCTGCTGCGCGTGGCCCCCGAAAGCGCGCTGGTGCACGCCCGGCTGGGCCGCGTGCTGCTGCACCGCTACCAGCCCGTCGCGGCCGACCACCACCTCACCGAGGCCCTGCGCCAGAGCCCTGGCTTAGCCGCCGAACTGGTGCCCCTGCTCCGGCGGGCCCGCCGTCGGCAACTGTGGCCCGACTGGTTTTTGCGCAGCGAAAAACGGGGCGCCGAACGGCGCGCCCGGGGCCTCGACCCCGGCCTGGGCGTGCTCCTGAACCGGATATGGGCCACGGGGGCGGTGGCGCGGGCCTGGTGGCACACCCGGCACGACCCGTTGTTTGCTCTCACGCCTGCCCAACGCTGGCGGCGTTGGCAGTTCCTGTGGACTTCGCTTATTATCGTGGTGCCCGTTCTGATATTGGTCGGCGATTATTTCAAGCTCTTCAACGCCAGCAAGCCGCTGACCATCTTCCAAATGCTGGGGCTGCTGGCGGTGGGCGGCCTCTTTCAACTCGTTATTCACCTGCTGGGCAAAAAGGCTAATTCTCAATTGTGA